In a genomic window of Coprococcus eutactus:
- a CDS encoding AAA domain-containing protein produces MEDKRKNAVLEILNYWKITEFLGQTDIPQESTENKKLIKNIKNGKEVKAEKIEVFFDLPVLSSPDIDMEMILENDRDGYAKFPSVGDEIHFCLGKVERNTVVDYLEKFIEDKSDNPEIAYPKKSAIAWCSFKTDTKGVYLKNSFQLSSILWAVAKWDASRAHNSHDFSLDTSEYEELVGEIDEELQNQNVDEFISTIYEKIFNEYVKRRFLDDPQESMGIAEYNRYASEQARDADEDAFDYADLGKSFFLNDIIQLSELVQNGNFGDGNEYEKKVIEYILAGYEKSKGPDDLPRTIISPDAGKSEMKRLFDKVLNVTNSPRGKWPAKYMPALMQQVAVNIAIRQGGDAPVFSVNGPPGTGKTTLLKEIVASNIVERARLLAENAEDPDSIFEMHSFSHGPLETNANAYYQYAPHYYSINVDEINNYSMLVASCNNAAVENITIDLPKARDILDSLESSGDDEEEIRCGLDEVHDLFDINKTDDVETVTRYGKDHEEKDIYFTRYADKLLGGADCWGLISAPFGRKANIRKYCNSVLKPFVEDYRSNYVREQHKAKYLEVRKKFLSQYKLVENLRKELGQICVLAGSVPMELQENAPEDLSCEISDVERKRQMLERQLFAEQKELIELEESRPKGLFARRKDTSARDIFIQEKKATISKLNGEIASLNNRISGLQNLQEYQRCISKYSHGQMKMTPVDAVFMERYVSEDDRLSTKAQITNPWFTAQYNREREKLFLYACKLHKEFVISSKCMRHNIINLMIAWNVFDDCGERMKLADREEAMPYMLQSIFLLTPVISTTFASAQTFLGDVKKSGVLGTLIVDEAGQAQPQMAVGAMFRCRKAIIVGDPKQIEPVVTAETDMIKQLLTAEILAGYKDKKISVQAFADYINPYGTYLGKDEEKEWVGCPLVVHRRCIDPMYTISNVLSYDGTMKQQTAAPKEDRARTFILDKSCWIDVAGAENSGKKDHFVKAQGELVLKLLERKFERDPIDIPRLFIITPFTSVKEGMLKMIKKSELYGKEPRVRKWLNANNIGTVHTFQGQGTDEVIFLLGCDSKSMGAVNWVNNNIVNVAATRAKFRFYMIGDKSVWMCKPVRVARECTAEILTDKEVAELLGDKTEEAKSAPAKMSMICPECGKKLVERSGKFGKFIGCSGFPKCRFTQSV; encoded by the coding sequence ATGGAAGACAAAAGAAAGAACGCAGTCCTGGAAATCTTAAACTACTGGAAAATCACAGAATTTCTAGGTCAGACCGACATTCCACAGGAAAGTACAGAGAACAAAAAGCTAATTAAGAATATTAAGAATGGCAAAGAGGTTAAGGCAGAGAAGATCGAGGTCTTCTTTGATTTGCCAGTTTTGTCATCTCCTGATATTGATATGGAAATGATCCTGGAAAATGACAGGGACGGCTATGCGAAGTTTCCTTCGGTTGGTGATGAGATCCATTTTTGCCTGGGGAAGGTAGAGCGGAATACAGTAGTTGATTATCTTGAGAAGTTTATAGAGGATAAATCCGATAATCCTGAGATAGCTTATCCGAAAAAGAGTGCGATCGCGTGGTGCTCATTCAAGACAGATACGAAAGGTGTGTATCTTAAGAACAGTTTCCAGCTGTCATCGATACTGTGGGCAGTTGCCAAGTGGGATGCGTCAAGAGCACATAATAGTCATGACTTTTCTCTCGATACTAGCGAGTATGAAGAACTTGTTGGAGAGATCGATGAGGAACTGCAGAACCAGAATGTTGATGAGTTCATTTCAACCATATATGAAAAGATTTTTAATGAGTATGTGAAACGCAGGTTCTTAGATGATCCTCAGGAATCGATGGGAATTGCCGAATACAACAGGTATGCGAGCGAACAGGCCAGAGATGCGGACGAGGACGCATTTGACTATGCGGATCTGGGTAAAAGCTTCTTTTTGAATGACATTATCCAGTTGTCAGAGCTAGTTCAGAACGGGAACTTTGGCGATGGGAATGAATATGAGAAGAAAGTGATCGAGTACATTCTGGCAGGGTACGAAAAGTCGAAAGGCCCAGACGATTTACCGAGAACAATCATCTCGCCGGATGCGGGAAAAAGTGAGATGAAGCGGTTATTTGATAAAGTCCTCAATGTCACAAATTCGCCAAGGGGTAAATGGCCGGCCAAATATATGCCGGCGTTGATGCAGCAGGTTGCGGTCAATATAGCGATCAGACAGGGCGGGGATGCTCCAGTTTTTTCTGTAAACGGACCTCCCGGAACGGGAAAGACTACATTGCTCAAGGAGATCGTGGCAAGCAATATCGTTGAGCGTGCCAGACTTCTCGCTGAGAACGCAGAAGATCCAGACTCTATATTCGAAATGCATTCATTTTCTCATGGACCGCTAGAGACAAATGCAAATGCTTATTACCAGTATGCGCCTCATTATTATTCGATAAATGTTGATGAGATCAACAACTATAGTATGCTGGTCGCGTCATGTAACAATGCGGCGGTGGAAAATATCACGATAGACCTTCCGAAGGCGAGGGATATACTTGATAGTCTGGAGTCGTCTGGGGATGACGAAGAGGAGATCCGCTGCGGCCTGGATGAGGTTCATGATTTGTTTGACATCAACAAGACCGATGATGTGGAGACTGTAACCAGATATGGCAAGGACCATGAAGAGAAGGATATTTATTTTACGCGTTATGCGGATAAACTTTTAGGCGGAGCTGACTGCTGGGGATTGATATCCGCTCCGTTTGGCAGAAAGGCAAATATCCGTAAGTATTGCAATTCGGTCCTGAAGCCATTTGTGGAGGACTATAGATCAAATTATGTCAGAGAGCAGCATAAGGCAAAATATCTGGAGGTAAGAAAAAAGTTTTTATCTCAGTACAAATTGGTTGAAAACTTACGAAAAGAATTAGGACAGATCTGTGTTCTGGCAGGTTCGGTTCCTATGGAGCTGCAGGAAAATGCACCAGAGGATTTGTCATGTGAAATAAGTGATGTGGAAAGAAAGCGGCAGATGCTTGAGCGTCAGTTATTTGCTGAACAAAAAGAGCTGATCGAGCTTGAGGAAAGCAGACCGAAGGGATTGTTCGCAAGGCGTAAGGATACATCTGCAAGAGATATATTCATTCAGGAGAAGAAAGCGACAATATCAAAACTTAATGGAGAGATAGCTTCTTTGAACAACAGGATATCAGGCTTGCAGAATCTTCAGGAATACCAACGGTGTATTTCAAAATACTCGCATGGGCAGATGAAGATGACCCCGGTGGACGCTGTATTTATGGAACGTTATGTATCCGAGGACGACAGGCTGTCAACAAAAGCACAGATAACCAATCCATGGTTTACCGCCCAGTACAATAGAGAGCGTGAAAAGTTATTCCTGTATGCATGTAAGCTGCACAAGGAATTCGTCATTTCTTCAAAATGTATGCGGCATAATATCATCAACCTGATGATAGCGTGGAATGTGTTTGATGATTGTGGTGAGAGGATGAAGCTTGCAGACAGAGAAGAAGCCATGCCGTACATGCTTCAGAGCATTTTCCTGCTCACCCCTGTAATATCCACAACATTTGCTTCTGCGCAGACATTTCTGGGCGATGTGAAGAAAAGCGGAGTGCTTGGAACTCTTATCGTCGATGAGGCGGGACAGGCACAGCCGCAGATGGCAGTTGGTGCGATGTTCAGATGCAGAAAGGCGATCATAGTCGGAGATCCAAAGCAGATCGAGCCTGTGGTCACCGCAGAGACTGACATGATAAAACAGTTGCTTACAGCAGAGATATTGGCAGGTTACAAGGATAAGAAAATCTCTGTGCAGGCTTTTGCTGACTATATAAATCCGTATGGAACTTATCTTGGAAAGGATGAGGAGAAAGAGTGGGTAGGCTGCCCACTGGTAGTCCATAGGCGCTGCATTGACCCGATGTACACAATCTCAAATGTGCTTTCATATGATGGAACTATGAAGCAGCAGACGGCAGCTCCTAAGGAGGACAGGGCAAGAACATTTATCCTGGACAAGAGCTGTTGGATAGATGTAGCAGGTGCTGAGAATTCGGGCAAGAAGGATCACTTTGTCAAGGCGCAGGGCGAGCTTGTTCTGAAACTACTGGAGAGAAAATTTGAACGGGATCCTATCGATATTCCGAGGCTGTTTATCATCACGCCATTTACATCGGTCAAAGAGGGAATGCTGAAGATGATAAAGAAATCGGAGTTATATGGAAAAGAGCCAAGAGTCAGGAAATGGCTTAATGCAAATAACATTGGAACAGTGCACACTTTCCAGGGCCAGGGAACGGATGAGGTTATATTCCTACTCGGATGCGACAGCAAATCTATGGGAGCAGTCAACTGGGTGAACAATAATATCGTCAATGTTGCAGCGACAAGGGCAAAATTCAGATTTTACATGATAGGCGATAAGTCGGTATGGATGTGCAAACCGGTGAGGGTTGCGAGAGAATGCACAGCAGAGATACTAACAGATAAAGAGGTTGCTGAGCTGCTTGGTGATAAGACCGAAGAGGCTAAGTCTGCACCTGCAAAGATGTCTATGATATGCCCGGAATGCGGGAAAAAGTTGGTTGAAAGATCGGGGAAATTTGGCAAATTTATAGGCTGCTCGGGCTTCCCGAAATGCCGGTTTACGCAGTCGGTATAG
- a CDS encoding TPM domain-containing protein, producing MRRAVITRMVITVMIILLFGVMGCNGVVTAQASEKDQDDSYSHQHEVVIKDDADVLTESQEAQLTETMKETARYCNVLCVTSNLMYKSTAYHAESAYKREFGTRDGVMFFIDMRNRQIYIYSYGEPYKIITKTNAYTITDNVYEYASEEKYFECANEAFKQINTLLAGEQISRPMKHISNILLAIIFSILLNYLLMKKTSKVYDMGSKNLLTGTKVSYNMNHKYDMISETRSTRSGSGGHGGIGGGGFGGGGIGGGGGGHSF from the coding sequence GTGCGTAGAGCGGTAATTACCAGAATGGTGATCACTGTAATGATCATACTGCTGTTTGGGGTTATGGGATGTAATGGTGTAGTGACTGCTCAGGCATCTGAGAAGGATCAGGATGATTCGTATAGTCACCAGCATGAAGTGGTAATCAAAGATGATGCAGATGTGCTGACTGAAAGTCAGGAGGCACAATTGACAGAGACTATGAAGGAGACTGCCCGTTATTGCAATGTATTGTGTGTGACATCGAACCTTATGTACAAATCTACAGCATACCATGCGGAATCTGCCTATAAAAGAGAATTTGGCACCCGCGATGGCGTTATGTTCTTCATTGATATGCGTAACAGACAGATATACATCTATTCGTATGGCGAACCATACAAGATCATAACCAAGACAAATGCGTATACGATAACAGACAATGTCTATGAATATGCAAGCGAAGAGAAATATTTTGAGTGTGCAAACGAGGCATTCAAGCAGATAAATACGCTGCTGGCAGGAGAGCAGATAAGCCGTCCCATGAAGCATATCAGCAACATACTCCTTGCAATAATATTTTCTATATTGCTTAATTATCTTCTGATGAAGAAGACTTCAAAGGTATATGACATGGGTTCAAAAAATCTGCTTACCGGTACAAAGGTTTCATATAACATGAATCATAAATATGATATGATCAGTGAAACGAGAAGTACAAGATCTGGATCCGGCGGTCATGGCGGAATCGGCGGCGGTGGATTCGGAGGCGGAGGCATCGGCGGTGGCGGTGGAGGCCACAGTTTCTAG
- a CDS encoding lysylphosphatidylglycerol synthase transmembrane domain-containing protein yields MENKKKMMFNVLFLVLIFAGTVYGVFHGEDIGQISDILQTVNPWWLVPGVACVVVFIWGESIIIHYMMRNLGVKVDRGTCFLFSSVGFFFSCITPSASGGQPAQIYYMKKKKIPIPVSTQVLLIVTITYKLVLVLLGLGIAIFGQSFIHTYIDDVQWVFYLGLVLNVVCVVGMVLFAFHPSLAKAFVVNGGRLLERMKFLRHKKSREEKLAASMEKYNQTADYMVGHFGMLVVVFIITVVQRLSLFAATWFVYKAFGLSGSSAWLIILMQGAIAVAVDMLPLPGGMGISEKLFMEMFLPIFGSTLLLPGMILSRGLGYYTELMISAIFTVVASFVIGRRSE; encoded by the coding sequence ATGGAAAATAAGAAAAAGATGATGTTCAACGTATTGTTCCTGGTCCTCATATTTGCCGGAACTGTATACGGAGTGTTTCACGGCGAGGATATAGGACAGATATCTGATATACTTCAGACGGTGAATCCTTGGTGGCTCGTACCGGGAGTGGCATGTGTCGTGGTATTTATATGGGGAGAATCAATTATCATACACTATATGATGCGGAATCTTGGCGTGAAGGTAGACCGGGGAACCTGTTTCCTGTTCTCGTCGGTTGGATTCTTTTTCAGCTGCATCACACCCTCTGCGTCGGGGGGACAGCCGGCTCAGATATATTATATGAAGAAAAAGAAGATACCAATCCCTGTTTCCACACAGGTGCTGCTCATAGTGACGATCACTTACAAGCTGGTGCTGGTACTTCTGGGACTTGGAATAGCCATATTTGGACAGAGTTTTATACATACATATATAGATGATGTGCAGTGGGTATTTTACCTTGGGCTTGTACTTAACGTTGTGTGCGTGGTTGGTATGGTGCTGTTTGCGTTCCACCCATCGCTTGCGAAGGCATTTGTGGTGAATGGCGGCAGGCTTCTTGAGCGGATGAAGTTTTTAAGACACAAGAAGTCCCGTGAGGAAAAGCTTGCGGCATCAATGGAAAAGTATAACCAGACTGCGGATTACATGGTAGGACATTTCGGGATGCTGGTGGTAGTGTTCATTATAACAGTTGTGCAAAGATTATCACTATTTGCAGCTACATGGTTTGTGTACAAGGCGTTTGGACTTTCAGGATCATCAGCATGGCTTATCATTCTCATGCAGGGAGCCATAGCAGTTGCGGTTGATATGCTGCCTCTTCCGGGTGGTATGGGAATCAGTGAAAAACTCTTTATGGAGATGTTCTTGCCGATATTTGGCAGCACATTGCTCCTGCCGGGCATGATACTCAGCAGAGGGCTGGGATACTATACAGAACTTATGATCAGTGCAATATTTACAGTGGTGGCAAGCTTTGTGATAGGAAGGAGATCTGAATGA
- a CDS encoding sodium-dependent transporter encodes MKTRESFNNKWGFILACIGSAVGMGNIWMFPTRVSMYGGGSYLIPYFIFVVLIGFTGVIGEMSFGRATRSGPIDAFGIAMERKGKRKLGELLGGIPVLGALAMAIGYTVVMGWILKYMIGAFTGSTLSPADIDGFSAEFGGMASAFGNNMWQIIALVIGIVILMFGVGNGIEKANKILMPAFFVLFIILAIYAACQPGAIDGYKYIFRIEPKVLADPKTWIFALGQAFFSLSVAGNGTLIYGSYLPDSEDIPEAAGRVALFDTIAAMLAALVIIPAMATAGAQLDQGGPGLLFIFLPCLFKSMPGGYIIAIIFFVAVFMAGLSSLINLYEAPIATVQEKLSVGRKPACAIIGAIAVVVSICIQGIVSDWMDILSIYICPLGAGLAGIMFFWVCGKKYVEEQVNTGRDKKFTEKFVPICKYIYCPVCLLVLILGIVLGGIG; translated from the coding sequence ATGAAAACCAGAGAATCTTTTAACAACAAATGGGGGTTCATCCTTGCCTGCATCGGATCAGCCGTGGGAATGGGCAACATCTGGATGTTTCCCACAAGGGTCTCCATGTACGGGGGCGGATCTTATCTCATCCCCTATTTTATATTTGTAGTACTTATAGGATTTACCGGAGTCATTGGCGAGATGAGTTTTGGCCGGGCTACAAGGTCTGGACCAATCGACGCATTTGGAATCGCTATGGAACGAAAAGGGAAACGAAAACTTGGAGAGCTGCTCGGCGGAATACCTGTGCTCGGTGCCCTTGCAATGGCGATCGGTTACACCGTAGTCATGGGATGGATACTCAAGTATATGATCGGTGCTTTCACCGGAAGCACGCTGTCTCCAGCTGACATAGACGGATTCAGTGCTGAATTTGGCGGCATGGCCTCTGCATTTGGCAATAATATGTGGCAGATCATAGCCCTCGTCATAGGAATCGTCATCCTCATGTTTGGAGTAGGGAATGGCATCGAAAAGGCAAATAAGATCCTGATGCCTGCATTCTTTGTGTTGTTCATCATTCTGGCTATATACGCGGCATGCCAGCCGGGTGCAATAGATGGATACAAATACATATTCCGCATAGAACCGAAGGTTCTCGCGGATCCAAAAACATGGATATTTGCCCTGGGACAGGCATTCTTCTCACTGTCTGTCGCTGGAAACGGAACTCTGATATACGGCTCCTACCTTCCCGACAGTGAGGACATTCCGGAAGCTGCAGGACGCGTGGCCCTCTTCGATACCATCGCTGCCATGCTTGCAGCGCTTGTCATAATACCTGCCATGGCGACTGCCGGAGCTCAGCTCGACCAGGGAGGTCCCGGACTGCTGTTCATCTTCCTGCCTTGTCTGTTCAAATCAATGCCGGGAGGATATATCATAGCGATCATCTTCTTTGTGGCTGTGTTTATGGCTGGACTGTCATCACTTATAAATCTATATGAAGCACCGATTGCAACTGTTCAGGAAAAATTGAGCGTCGGCAGAAAACCCGCATGCGCCATCATTGGTGCCATTGCAGTTGTCGTGTCCATCTGCATACAGGGTATCGTGTCAGACTGGATGGATATTCTGTCCATCTACATCTGCCCGCTCGGCGCAGGACTTGCCGGAATCATGTTTTTCTGGGTATGTGGCAAAAAATATGTTGAAGAGCAGGTCAACACCGGCAGGGATAAAAAATTTACAGAGAAATTTGTTCCAATCTGCAAATATATCTACTGTCCTGTATGTCTGCTTGTTTTGATCCTTGGAATCGTACTTGGAGGTATAGGCTAA
- a CDS encoding DNA-deoxyinosine glycosylase, translating to MGSQNKKSQKYEHIVHPFPPLYDDDSEILILGSLPSVKSREQMFFYGHPQNRFWKVMSRVLGEELPTTIDEKKIMLHAHHIALWDAIYSCDIIGSSDSSIKNVIPTDLGKIISSSKVTKVICNGKTSGKYFSKYQQKELDIEPVILPSTSPANAAFSVDKLVEIWGTAIPDSCKFLETFQKTGGKSPI from the coding sequence ATGGGATCACAGAACAAAAAATCACAAAAATATGAGCATATAGTACATCCATTTCCACCGCTTTATGATGATGATTCGGAGATTCTTATATTGGGAAGTCTGCCATCAGTGAAGTCCAGAGAGCAGATGTTCTTTTATGGACATCCCCAGAACAGATTCTGGAAGGTTATGAGCAGGGTGCTGGGGGAGGAACTCCCAACCACCATTGATGAGAAGAAGATTATGCTTCATGCACATCACATTGCACTCTGGGATGCTATATACAGCTGTGACATCATAGGGTCAAGTGACAGCAGCATAAAAAATGTAATCCCTACAGATCTTGGGAAAATAATTAGTTCATCGAAGGTGACAAAGGTCATATGTAATGGAAAGACATCCGGGAAGTATTTTTCAAAATACCAGCAGAAAGAACTCGATATAGAACCGGTGATACTTCCATCCACAAGTCCTGCAAATGCAGCATTTTCTGTGGATAAGCTGGTTGAGATCTGGGGGACGGCCATTCCGGATAGCTGTAAATTTCTTGAAACTTTTCAAAAGACGGGTGGTAAAAGCCCAATATAA
- a CDS encoding undecaprenyl-diphosphate phosphatase, protein MALSFIEILKVVFLGIVEGITEWLPISSTGHMLLVDEFITLDASDRFKDMFFVIIQLGAILAVVTIFWNKMWPFQMKDKTQSVFKKDTWSMWFKTVVACIPGAVVTLLFDDFIEAHLHTAVVISIALIFYGVAFIVIENWNKTRTPKVETLNDITYKTAFFIGMFQVLSIIPGTSRSGATIIGALLLGVSRVAAAEFTFFLAVPVMFGLSALKLIKFGLSFTSAEFAILIIGCVVAYLVSIVVIKFLMGYIKKHDFKIFGWYRIVLGVIVLLYFAFFA, encoded by the coding sequence ATGGCACTTAGTTTTATTGAGATACTTAAAGTAGTGTTCCTTGGTATCGTTGAGGGAATCACAGAGTGGCTGCCTATCAGCAGTACAGGTCATATGCTTTTGGTGGATGAGTTTATCACGCTCGATGCCAGCGACAGGTTTAAGGATATGTTCTTTGTCATCATACAGCTTGGCGCAATACTTGCGGTAGTAACTATTTTTTGGAACAAGATGTGGCCGTTCCAGATGAAAGATAAGACGCAGTCGGTATTCAAGAAGGATACATGGAGCATGTGGTTTAAGACGGTTGTTGCCTGTATACCGGGAGCCGTAGTTACGTTATTGTTTGATGATTTTATTGAGGCTCATCTGCACACCGCAGTGGTCATATCGATAGCTCTTATATTTTATGGAGTTGCATTTATCGTGATCGAGAACTGGAATAAGACCAGGACACCTAAGGTTGAGACGCTGAATGATATTACATACAAAACCGCTTTTTTCATAGGAATGTTCCAAGTGCTTTCGATCATCCCAGGAACTTCACGTTCAGGTGCGACCATCATAGGCGCATTGCTTTTGGGTGTATCCAGAGTGGCAGCTGCGGAATTCACATTTTTCCTGGCAGTTCCAGTCATGTTTGGCCTCAGTGCACTTAAGCTCATAAAGTTTGGACTTTCATTTACCAGTGCAGAGTTTGCTATACTTATAATAGGATGTGTAGTAGCATATCTTGTTTCTATTGTGGTGATCAAATTCCTTATGGGCTACATCAAGAAACATGATTTCAAGATATTTGGATGGTACAGAATAGTTCTTGGAGTTATAGTTCTTTTGTATTTTGCTTTCTTTGCGTAG
- a CDS encoding ROK family protein, translated as MYYGALEAGGTKMVCAIGDENKNIIDRISIPTDTPDQSVPVMIDYFKKHNISALGIGTFGPANVNQNSPSYGTILKSPKKAWEGFNFYKTFSEALKCLVVVDTDVNAAAWGEFLFGALKGLRSGMYLTIGTGIGGGVIADGHLIHGMMHPETGHILIPRRDGDGTPCSCRFHQNCAEGLAAGPMLERRTGMKGKDIPADSPVWDLEAYYIAEALVNYTMCYSVERIVLGGGVMSNEFLFPMIRKYYTELLSGYIDMPQVKNPDTYIVPAKLEGNQGIIGAMNLF; from the coding sequence ATGTACTACGGAGCGCTCGAAGCCGGCGGTACCAAGATGGTATGCGCAATAGGTGATGAAAACAAGAACATAATAGACAGAATATCTATTCCAACAGATACGCCTGATCAATCTGTTCCAGTCATGATAGACTATTTTAAGAAACACAACATATCAGCACTTGGCATAGGAACATTCGGACCGGCAAATGTAAACCAGAATTCCCCATCATATGGAACCATTTTAAAGAGTCCTAAGAAAGCATGGGAGGGATTCAATTTCTATAAAACATTCAGTGAGGCTCTTAAGTGTCTGGTGGTTGTGGATACAGACGTAAATGCAGCTGCATGGGGCGAATTCCTATTCGGCGCATTAAAAGGACTTCGCTCTGGAATGTATCTCACCATAGGCACCGGTATAGGTGGCGGCGTGATAGCTGACGGACATCTCATCCACGGCATGATGCATCCGGAAACCGGTCATATCCTCATACCTAGACGTGATGGCGATGGCACGCCATGTTCATGCCGTTTTCATCAGAATTGTGCTGAAGGTCTGGCTGCGGGGCCTATGCTGGAGCGAAGAACCGGGATGAAGGGCAAAGACATCCCCGCCGACTCACCTGTATGGGATCTGGAAGCATACTATATAGCAGAAGCTCTTGTAAACTATACCATGTGCTACTCTGTTGAAAGGATAGTCCTTGGGGGCGGCGTCATGTCCAATGAATTTCTGTTTCCTATGATCCGCAAATATTACACCGAACTTCTCTCCGGATACATTGATATGCCACAGGTAAAGAATCCGGACACGTATATTGTACCTGCAAAGCTTGAAGGCAACCAGGGTATCATCGGAGCTATGAACCTGTTCTAA
- a CDS encoding MATE family efflux transporter codes for MSEENIVEKVLNSTVSEKQLNRKEHVMDMTEGNSLKLIMKFSIPLLIGNLFQQVYSVVDSVVVGRHLGANALGGVGSVGMISFLFFSLCSGMASGIGVVIAKYFGAKRDDLVRKAIANSIYVILGVGLLMSVLGVCLTGPLIRLMNTPAETVPYAYTYMKITCAFTVAVAVYNGISSILRALGDSRTPLIFLMIASVINAVLDIIFVVYLDMGVAGAAYATVFSQIVSGIGSIIYAVKTNSYFKIRREDFRVDHSILKADFKIGLPMAVQTSMISISCSLLQALINGYGPAVMAAYTATGKVEGIVFQPFSSLGLALSTFAGQNIGAGQYDRIKKAVWQAECITIGLSAVLFAAILLFRENIIHFFVTDQEVIRLGAKGMVISGSMYVALGTIYTLRGALNGMGDVVFSMINGFLEVGGRVVFALFLMYALDMGFWGIWYTNIFTWIVIALTAAVRLIVYLKKAQRNTNQM; via the coding sequence ATGTCAGAGGAGAACATAGTGGAGAAAGTATTGAACAGTACAGTATCAGAGAAACAATTAAATAGAAAAGAACATGTGATGGATATGACAGAAGGGAACAGTCTGAAACTTATCATGAAGTTCTCGATTCCTTTGCTCATAGGTAACCTGTTTCAGCAGGTCTACAGTGTGGTTGATTCAGTTGTTGTCGGAAGGCATCTCGGGGCAAATGCCCTTGGAGGAGTCGGTTCGGTTGGAATGATAAGTTTCCTGTTCTTTTCTTTGTGTAGTGGGATGGCATCTGGGATAGGTGTTGTCATAGCGAAGTATTTTGGTGCAAAGCGTGATGATCTTGTGCGAAAAGCCATAGCAAATTCCATTTACGTGATATTGGGAGTTGGCTTGCTCATGAGTGTGCTGGGGGTCTGCCTTACGGGGCCGCTCATCAGGCTTATGAACACGCCTGCGGAGACAGTTCCATACGCGTATACATATATGAAGATAACCTGTGCCTTTACGGTGGCAGTAGCGGTATATAATGGAATATCTTCGATACTGCGGGCTCTTGGTGATTCGAGAACTCCGCTGATATTCCTAATGATCGCATCAGTTATAAATGCAGTGCTGGACATAATATTTGTGGTATATCTGGATATGGGAGTTGCCGGAGCTGCGTATGCAACTGTATTCAGTCAGATTGTCTCGGGAATAGGCTCGATAATATATGCAGTGAAAACCAATTCATATTTCAAAATCAGACGAGAAGACTTTAGGGTGGATCACAGTATATTAAAAGCAGATTTCAAGATAGGACTTCCGATGGCAGTCCAGACTTCTATGATATCCATATCGTGCTCACTTCTTCAGGCGCTTATAAATGGATATGGTCCTGCGGTCATGGCAGCTTACACTGCAACCGGAAAGGTGGAGGGGATAGTATTCCAGCCGTTTTCGTCGCTTGGGCTTGCACTTTCGACATTTGCCGGACAGAACATTGGAGCAGGGCAATATGACAGAATAAAAAAGGCTGTATGGCAGGCGGAATGCATAACAATAGGTTTGAGCGCTGTACTCTTTGCTGCAATACTGCTTTTCAGAGAAAACATCATTCATTTCTTCGTGACGGATCAGGAGGTTATCCGCCTTGGCGCAAAGGGCATGGTGATATCGGGCAGCATGTATGTTGCACTTGGAACTATCTATACGTTGAGAGGTGCCTTAAACGGTATGGGGGATGTGGTATTCTCCATGATAAACGGTTTCCTGGAGGTCGGCGGCAGGGTTGTGTTTGCGCTGTTCCTCATGTATGCTTTGGATATGGGATTCTGGGGAATCTGGTATACGAATATATTCACGTGGATAGTCATAGCACTGACAGCTGCGGTGAGACTGATCGTGTATCTGAAAAAGGCACAAAGAAATACTAACCAGATGTAA